A stretch of the Pelodiscus sinensis isolate JC-2024 chromosome 8, ASM4963464v1, whole genome shotgun sequence genome encodes the following:
- the LOC102463271 gene encoding 1-phosphatidylinositol 4,5-bisphosphate phosphodiesterase epsilon-1 gives MTSEEMAASVLVSLTQGKVIPAQSAGDENSENALDTSVIKRHIASQGKQTMHTFSYLHGLKEEHRQGSLPKIFSLANEEEMTGNRSNENFRDKSTCIPGSVEFLNINCNILKKKRKSSDQHNQLHKSHDSLAEEHTYLETGISTSLETTMFAEIQLKMDGPSVNMKSLRNQSAINKCGTSDADNVAMFHLSYASERNISKALCALPKSFILDDCLQCVNVGNDHTSDSTACTCKLMELTNNCDTKNGQHFCDSCDTLRDKYLCLEREAQKVRVACSGHSFCGSNFTGRMPSKPFLSHFEDCSDNCEEGMEEEFFRNKKERSTLLIRRFCKNDKEVKKSVYTGTRAIVKTLPAGHIGAVAWNYVEHMRNQSDLKHCRIIAEHLTIQALSQELNSDLVKSMWCAILGNQEELARAGLRASNSANSMRRLTCMHSPADYC, from the coding sequence ATGACCTCTGAGGAAATGGCAGCTTCTGTACTTGTGTCTCTGACACAGGGTAAAGTGATAcctgctcagtcagctggagatGAAAATAGTGAAAATGCTTTGGACACCAGTGTTATAAAAAGACACATTGCTAGTCAAGGAAAGCAGACTATGCATACTTTTTCCTACTTACACGGGCTTAAAGAAGAACATCGTCAGGGTTCACTGCCCAAAATTTTCTCTTTGGCAAATGAAGAAGAAATGACAGGTAACAGGAGTAATGAAAACTTCAGAGATAAAAGCACATGCATCCCTGGTTCAGTGGAGTTTCTTAACATTAATTGTAACATTCTAAAGAAAAAACGCAAGAGCAGTGATCAGCATAACCAGTTACATAAATCACATGATTCTTTAGCAGAAGAACATACATACTTAGAAACTGGAATTTCTACTTCACTGGAAACGACCATGTTTGCTGAAATTCAGTTGAAGATGGATGGACCATCAGTAAACATGAAGTCCTTAAGAAACCAGTCAGCAATAAATAAATGTGGCACAAGTGATGCTGATAATGTAGCAATGTTTCACTTGAGCTATGCTAGTGAAAGAAATATATCGAAAGCTTTGTGTGCACTACCCAAGAGCTTCATTTTGGATGACTGTTTACAGTGTGTAAATGTTGGCAATGATCACACCAGCGATTCAACAGCCTGCACTTGTAAATTAATGGAATTGACAAATAATTGTGACACTAAAAATGGACAACATTTTTGTGATAGCTGTGACACTTTAAGGGATAAATATTTATGTTTGGAAAGAGAAGCACAAAAGGTTAGAGTGGCATGCTCAGGTCACAGCTTCTGTGGCAGTAATTTTACTGGAAGAATGCCCTCAAAGCCCTTTCTGAGCCATTTTGAAGATTGCAGTGATAACTGTGAAGAAGGGATGGAGGAAGAGttttttagaaacaaaaaagaaCGTTCCACTTTACTAATCAGGCGTTTTTGTAAAAATGATAAGGAGGTTAAAAAATCAGTTTATACTGGAACAAGGGCAATTGTTAAGACTTTACCTGCAGGACATATTGGAGCTGTTGCTTGGAATTATGTGGAGCATATGAGAAACCAGAGTGACTTAAAGCATTGTAGGATTATAGCAGAACATCTAACAATTCAAGCCTTGAGTCAGGAATTAAATTCTGATCTTGTGAAATCCATGTGGTGTGCG